From Deltaproteobacteria bacterium, a single genomic window includes:
- a CDS encoding ABC transporter permease yields the protein MMHEILQVPQVSRRCLRVWQRNRDAYMKFYRLSLLGSLGDPILYLLAMGYGLGRFLNQMEGMSYVEFLAPGLVISSTMFSAAFECTYGSFLRMIYLKAYDAIIATPLTIEDVVAGDILWGTTKGVFNGLIMFLIITACGLVDSWWAAGIPLLILLVSFLFASLSMITTAFVPTFEAFNYYITLFLTPMFFFSGVFFPLNRLPEWVTITSRFLPLTYAVEISRSLIYGRPSWRILTDALMLLIPAIVCFQVAVNLVKRRVIK from the coding sequence ATGATGCACGAAATCCTGCAAGTTCCCCAGGTCTCCCGGCGCTGCCTCCGGGTCTGGCAGCGAAACCGTGATGCTTACATGAAATTCTACCGGCTGAGCCTGCTGGGAAGCCTGGGCGATCCGATCCTCTACCTTCTTGCCATGGGATACGGCCTCGGCCGCTTCCTCAATCAGATGGAAGGGATGAGCTATGTCGAGTTTCTGGCGCCGGGGCTGGTTATCTCTTCGACAATGTTTTCGGCCGCGTTCGAGTGCACCTACGGTTCCTTTCTCCGGATGATCTACCTGAAGGCCTATGACGCGATCATTGCCACACCGCTCACGATCGAGGATGTCGTCGCCGGGGACATCCTCTGGGGAACGACGAAGGGCGTATTCAACGGCCTGATCATGTTTCTCATCATCACGGCATGCGGACTCGTCGATTCCTGGTGGGCGGCGGGCATCCCCCTGCTGATTCTTCTCGTCAGTTTTCTTTTCGCCTCCCTTTCGATGATCACCACGGCCTTCGTTCCCACCTTTGAGGCCTTCAATTATTACATTACCCTCTTTCTCACCCCCATGTTTTTCTTCTCGGGGGTCTTTTTCCCCTTGAACCGGCTGCCGGAATGGGTCACGATCACCTCCCGGTTTCTGCCCCTGACCTATGCTGTGGAGATCTCCCGGTCGCTGATCTATGGACGGCCTTCGTGGCGGATCCTCACGGATGCACTGATGCTCCTGATTCCGGCGATCGTCTGTTTCCAGGTGGCCGTCAACCTGGTCAAGAGGAGAGTCATCAAATGA
- the ispE gene encoding 4-(cytidine 5'-diphospho)-2-C-methyl-D-erythritol kinase: MSGLTLSAPAKINLGLLVRGKRPDGYHEIETVLQTVSLYDEIFIEEGGEGIELTLDTPGLPTGKENLVVRAAGRFYREIGKTPHLRIGLKKKIPVGAGLGGGSSDAAATLAALNRLRGNPLPLSRLMELAAELGMDVPFFLFSATALATGRGEKLQRLPSPSPPLWILLVHPGFHISTKKVYQGVKLGLTTKNKHISIRRFLVTTFTRGHSVLSNDLERVTFEAYPRLREIKETILDLGALEGAMSGSGSTLFGIFPDREAACAAGTELENRKGLSVTLVHTLDTIPA; this comes from the coding sequence GTGAGTGGTCTGACGCTGTCGGCTCCGGCAAAGATCAATCTCGGTCTTCTCGTTCGGGGAAAACGACCGGATGGATACCATGAGATTGAAACGGTTCTTCAGACGGTCTCTCTCTATGACGAGATTTTCATCGAAGAGGGGGGAGAGGGGATCGAGCTGACCCTTGATACCCCCGGCCTGCCGACCGGAAAGGAGAATCTTGTCGTGCGGGCGGCCGGGCGGTTCTACCGGGAAATTGGGAAAACGCCTCATCTACGGATCGGTTTGAAAAAAAAGATCCCGGTCGGCGCCGGTCTCGGCGGCGGGAGCAGCGATGCGGCAGCGACCCTGGCCGCTCTCAACCGGCTCCGGGGGAATCCTCTTCCCCTGTCGAGGTTGATGGAACTGGCGGCGGAACTCGGAATGGATGTCCCCTTTTTTCTTTTTTCGGCAACGGCCCTGGCCACGGGGCGGGGAGAAAAGCTTCAACGGCTTCCCTCCCCTTCGCCTCCCCTCTGGATTCTTCTGGTCCATCCGGGTTTTCACATATCGACAAAGAAGGTTTACCAAGGGGTAAAATTAGGGTTGACAACAAAAAATAAACATATTAGCATACGCAGGTTTTTGGTCACAACCTTTACGAGGGGTCATTCAGTACTTTCAAATGACCTGGAGCGGGTTACCTTCGAGGCTTATCCCCGGCTTCGGGAGATCAAGGAAACGATCCTGGATCTGGGGGCGCTGGAAGGTGCAATGTCCGGCAGCGGTTCAACCCTTTTCGGGATCTTTCCCGATCGGGAGGCGGCATGTGCAGCCGGGACGGAGTTGGAAAACAGAAAGGGCCTTTCGGTCACCTTGGTACACACGCTTGATACCATTCCGGCATAG
- a CDS encoding GatB/YqeY domain-containing protein, producing the protein MSLREKLDQDLKEAMKGREKERLSVLRMVRSEIKNQEIRDRRPLDESALLTLLARSAKQRRDSIDQFRKGGREDLAAQETRELEILLDYLPKPLTDDELRKVVEKTVTRIGAISMKEMGTVMKQVMAEVGGRADGKRVQQMVREVLS; encoded by the coding sequence ATGTCTCTCAGGGAGAAGCTCGATCAAGACCTGAAGGAGGCCATGAAGGGACGGGAGAAGGAACGTCTTTCAGTCCTGCGGATGGTCCGGTCGGAAATCAAGAATCAGGAAATCAGGGATCGCCGGCCCCTGGATGAAAGTGCTCTTCTCACCCTGCTTGCCCGGAGCGCAAAACAGCGGAGGGATTCGATTGATCAGTTCCGAAAAGGGGGCCGGGAGGATCTGGCCGCACAGGAAACCCGGGAGCTTGAGATCCTTCTTGATTATCTGCCAAAACCGCTGACGGACGACGAACTGCGGAAAGTGGTCGAGAAAACGGTCACCCGTATCGGCGCCATATCAATGAAGGAAATGGGTACCGTCATGAAGCAGGTCATGGCGGAGGTCGGCGGACGAGCTGACGGGAAACGGGTCCAGCAGATGGTACGGGAGGTCTTGTCCTGA
- a CDS encoding 30S ribosomal protein S21, translating into MLGIRLREGEHFEAALRRFKKLCEKSGVLSEIRKREHYEKPSIKKKKKALAARKKALKMQRFGKR; encoded by the coding sequence ATGTTAGGAATCAGACTTCGAGAGGGTGAACACTTCGAAGCTGCCTTGAGACGATTCAAAAAACTCTGTGAAAAATCCGGAGTTCTTTCGGAGATTCGAAAACGGGAGCACTACGAAAAACCCTCCATCAAGAAAAAGAAAAAGGCACTGGCCGCACGAAAAAAGGCCCTGAAGATGCAGCGATTCGGAAAACGCTAA
- a CDS encoding ATP-binding cassette domain-containing protein: MNPTKTHPVISARGLTKDFGTVRAVRGINFEIREGECFGFLGPNGAGKSSTIRMLYGFSPMTAGMLKILGMDIQTSARKIKARLGVVPQDNNLDTDLTLLENLRVYARYFDLPAKEAGARAEELIHFMQLEGKKQNRVDDLSGGMKRRLILARALLNSPRILLLDEPTTGLDPQARHLIWQRLRSLKKSGVTLVLTTHYMEEAAQLCDRIAVMDQGKIILTGIPREMIREHVGTEVMEFRAEESGDDEIRETLSDLAVETERFGDTLYLYLSSEKDLSRQVTQRLMEINHSEMIHRQATLEDLFLKLTGRDLTE; the protein is encoded by the coding sequence ATGAATCCCACCAAAACTCATCCGGTCATCAGCGCCCGGGGCCTCACCAAGGATTTCGGGACGGTTCGAGCCGTCCGTGGAATCAATTTTGAAATCCGTGAGGGTGAATGTTTCGGTTTCCTGGGCCCGAACGGGGCGGGCAAGAGCAGTACCATCCGGATGCTCTACGGATTTTCTCCCATGACCGCCGGAATGCTGAAAATCCTGGGGATGGATATTCAGACCTCCGCCCGGAAGATCAAGGCCCGGCTCGGCGTGGTCCCCCAGGACAACAATCTTGATACCGACCTGACCCTTTTGGAAAACCTTCGGGTCTATGCCCGCTATTTCGATCTTCCGGCAAAAGAGGCCGGGGCACGAGCCGAAGAACTGATTCATTTCATGCAGTTGGAAGGGAAAAAACAAAACCGGGTCGATGACCTTTCGGGGGGGATGAAACGGCGTCTTATCCTGGCCCGGGCTCTGCTCAACTCTCCCCGGATCCTCCTGCTCGACGAACCGACGACCGGCCTTGATCCGCAGGCCCGGCACCTGATCTGGCAGCGTCTCCGTTCCCTGAAGAAGAGCGGGGTCACACTGGTCCTGACAACACACTACATGGAAGAGGCAGCGCAACTTTGTGACCGGATCGCCGTGATGGATCAGGGCAAAATCATCCTCACCGGCATTCCCCGGGAGATGATCCGGGAGCATGTCGGTACCGAGGTGATGGAGTTCCGGGCCGAAGAGAGCGGAGATGACGAGATCCGGGAGACACTGTCCGACCTGGCCGTCGAAACGGAACGGTTCGGGGATACCCTCTACCTCTATCTTTCATCGGAAAAGGATCTTTCCCGGCAGGTCACACAGCGGCTGATGGAGATAAACCACTCCGAAATGATTCACCGGCAGGCAACGCTGGAGGATCTGTTTCTAAAGTTGACGGGGAGGGATCTGACGGAATGA
- the spoVG gene encoding septation regulator SpoVG: protein MEITEVQIYPVADRMLKAYVAITFDDCFVVRDMKVIQGRKGIFVAMPSRRQADGSYRDIAHPLDTQTRNRIQEQVLRVYRDKMHIRSEDAAKG from the coding sequence ATGGAAATTACTGAGGTTCAGATCTACCCTGTAGCAGACAGGATGTTGAAGGCCTATGTGGCCATCACCTTTGATGACTGTTTCGTCGTTCGGGACATGAAGGTGATTCAGGGGAGGAAGGGGATCTTTGTTGCCATGCCCAGCAGGAGGCAGGCCGATGGCAGCTATCGGGATATCGCCCATCCTCTGGATACTCAGACCCGTAACCGGATACAGGAGCAGGTGTTGCGCGTCTATCGGGACAAGATGCATATCCGTTCGGAAGACGCCGCGAAAGGGTAG
- a CDS encoding aminoacyl-tRNA hydrolase, translating to MTDFLIVGLGNPGRKYQQHRHNIGFRVIEVLAEKAGIPIRRKRCNAEIGEGRIGAAAVILAKPQTFMNRSGDAVACLCSRRKAGRQGVIIVHDDLDLEPGRIKIKDGGGHGGHNGLRSIIERLGSGDFIRIRIGIGRPEGGLDPADYVLGNFSQPAVVKEWIAGAVEITEFLLQHGLQESMNRYH from the coding sequence ATGACGGATTTTCTGATTGTTGGTCTCGGTAATCCGGGTAGAAAATATCAACAGCACAGACACAATATCGGCTTCAGGGTCATCGAAGTACTGGCCGAAAAGGCAGGAATTCCGATCCGTCGGAAACGGTGCAATGCAGAGATCGGGGAAGGACGGATCGGCGCGGCGGCGGTGATTCTTGCCAAACCGCAGACTTTTATGAATCGAAGCGGAGATGCCGTTGCCTGTTTGTGTTCCCGGCGTAAAGCAGGGAGGCAGGGGGTCATTATCGTTCATGATGATCTCGATCTCGAACCGGGAAGGATCAAGATCAAGGATGGAGGCGGGCACGGAGGACATAACGGTCTCCGCTCCATTATCGAACGGCTCGGATCGGGAGACTTTATCCGGATCCGGATCGGTATCGGTCGTCCGGAAGGCGGCCTCGATCCCGCTGATTATGTGCTGGGCAATTTTTCTCAGCCGGCGGTGGTGAAGGAATGGATTGCCGGAGCCGTGGAGATCACGGAATTTCTTCTACAGCACGGTCTTCAGGAATCCATGAATCGGTATCATTAA
- a CDS encoding 50S ribosomal protein L25: MASQVFDVFARDGSGKGVARKLRRQGLVPAVLYGHEGARSLSVRLTDLQTVLKSDQGVNAILEISVDGDKKTVLLKDLQVDPIRLVPIHADLFEVSMDKKIRVMVEIRQIGDDPEGFKKGGILTHTLTSVEVECLPMEIPESFEVDLAHLDVGDAFHVSDIPDPGAKILTPGDQVLFHVVAPTLEKEPEAVETDEGVAPEGSAEAEKSAEESEKKSEPE, translated from the coding sequence ATGGCTTCACAAGTATTTGATGTTTTTGCCCGGGACGGGAGCGGCAAGGGGGTTGCCCGCAAACTCCGCCGGCAAGGGCTGGTACCCGCCGTCCTCTATGGGCATGAAGGTGCCCGCAGTCTGTCGGTGCGCCTCACAGATCTGCAAACGGTCCTGAAATCGGATCAGGGTGTCAACGCCATCCTGGAAATCTCTGTCGATGGAGACAAGAAGACGGTTCTCCTGAAGGATCTCCAGGTGGACCCGATTCGTCTGGTGCCGATCCATGCCGACCTTTTCGAGGTCTCCATGGACAAGAAGATCCGGGTTATGGTGGAAATCCGCCAGATTGGGGACGATCCCGAAGGGTTCAAAAAGGGGGGCATCCTGACACATACGCTGACCAGTGTAGAGGTGGAGTGTCTTCCGATGGAGATCCCCGAGTCCTTCGAGGTCGATCTTGCCCATCTTGATGTGGGAGACGCTTTCCATGTTTCGGACATCCCCGATCCCGGTGCGAAGATCCTGACACCCGGCGATCAGGTCCTCTTTCATGTGGTGGCTCCGACCCTTGAAAAGGAGCCCGAGGCCGTTGAGACGGATGAGGGTGTTGCCCCGGAAGGGAGTGCTGAGGCGGAAAAGTCAGCGGAAGAATCCGAAAAGAAGAGCGAGCCTGAATAG
- a CDS encoding tetratricopeptide repeat protein: MEKKVFSGPTRIASPEAYGHYLQANAYRMDGNLDRAVDEMEQALEADPESSFLQSDIASLYLQTGDLEKAVGAVERAMTMEPPSPRLLMLAAGIYSSLNRPDEAIKLYEQVLKQDPYFREAYVFLGTLYLQQEKTEKAIDLFNKLSTIHGHNGVGDYYLGRIYANRKDYQKARKFFEKALRSQPRFMQAYLSLGALYEIEKKPDKAIRVYERALKVDPRFAPIQKRLSLLYVRGNQLDKAIRQLEEFGELAPNNADAHFKVGLLYMQQGKLEKAVEELRIVTALQPGHFKAHFYLGAAYEGLKQFDRAAKEYRTVLGISPEELDTVFQLAELYERMKNPDKAVTLLKKTLETVTDNSDLYLLLGTVYASMDRNEEAIHSFQEALRLKSDDDRIYFQIGVVYEKMKRFDDAVAAFRKTIELNPKHNDALNYLGYMFADRGINLDEAAELVKRALAIRPEDGYYQDSLGWTYYKMGRYPEALKYLKEANHNIPGDPLVLEHLGDAYEKAGKTGRAVEVWKRALKGDPDNQGLRKKIDRLSP, from the coding sequence ATGGAGAAGAAGGTTTTCTCCGGTCCGACACGGATTGCCTCACCGGAGGCCTACGGCCATTATCTGCAGGCCAATGCCTACCGGATGGACGGCAATCTCGATCGGGCGGTGGATGAGATGGAACAGGCGCTGGAGGCGGATCCTGAATCGTCTTTTCTTCAGAGCGATATTGCCTCACTCTATCTGCAGACGGGAGACCTTGAAAAGGCCGTTGGTGCGGTGGAGCGGGCAATGACCATGGAGCCTCCTTCCCCGCGGCTTTTGATGCTTGCCGCCGGGATTTACTCCAGCCTGAACCGGCCTGATGAGGCGATTAAACTCTACGAGCAGGTTTTGAAGCAGGACCCGTATTTTCGTGAGGCCTATGTCTTTCTCGGGACGCTCTATCTGCAGCAGGAAAAAACGGAGAAAGCGATTGACCTTTTCAACAAACTCTCCACTATCCATGGGCACAACGGGGTGGGGGACTACTACTTAGGGCGAATTTATGCCAACCGAAAGGATTATCAAAAAGCCCGGAAGTTTTTTGAAAAGGCCCTCCGCAGCCAGCCCCGTTTTATGCAGGCCTACCTGAGCCTTGGCGCCCTCTATGAAATCGAGAAGAAGCCGGACAAAGCGATCCGTGTCTATGAACGTGCCTTGAAGGTGGACCCGAGGTTTGCCCCCATCCAGAAGCGGCTGAGCCTTCTCTACGTTCGGGGGAACCAGCTGGACAAGGCAATCCGGCAACTGGAAGAGTTCGGTGAACTCGCGCCGAATAACGCCGATGCACATTTCAAAGTGGGTCTGCTCTACATGCAGCAGGGAAAACTTGAGAAAGCCGTGGAAGAACTCCGGATTGTCACGGCTCTGCAGCCCGGACATTTCAAAGCCCACTTCTATCTCGGGGCGGCTTACGAGGGACTGAAACAGTTTGACCGGGCAGCGAAGGAATACCGAACCGTACTGGGAATCTCTCCGGAGGAGCTGGACACCGTCTTCCAACTGGCCGAGCTTTACGAGAGGATGAAAAATCCGGACAAGGCGGTAACCCTGCTGAAAAAGACGCTGGAAACCGTTACCGATAATTCCGACCTCTACCTCCTTCTCGGTACCGTCTATGCTTCCATGGACCGGAACGAAGAGGCAATTCACTCCTTCCAGGAGGCGCTCCGCCTGAAAAGTGACGACGACAGGATTTACTTTCAGATCGGGGTTGTTTATGAAAAGATGAAACGCTTTGATGATGCCGTGGCGGCCTTTCGTAAAACGATCGAACTGAACCCGAAGCACAATGATGCCCTCAATTACCTCGGCTATATGTTTGCGGATCGGGGGATCAACCTGGACGAGGCGGCCGAGCTGGTGAAACGGGCACTGGCCATTCGTCCTGAGGACGGCTACTATCAGGACAGCCTCGGATGGACCTATTACAAGATGGGGCGCTATCCGGAGGCCCTGAAATATCTGAAGGAGGCCAACCACAACATTCCTGGGGATCCGCTGGTTCTGGAGCATTTGGGAGATGCCTACGAAAAGGCCGGAAAGACCGGGCGTGCTGTTGAGGTCTGGAAGCGGGCTTTGAAGGGGGACCCCGATAATCAGGGACTCCGCAAGAAAATCGACCGTCTTTCTCCCTGA
- a CDS encoding DUF4292 domain-containing protein, which produces MPPLWKFILLCLLFAACTRPSIPPLSPGEAPFHREIIGRLKAREAAVRTLSGMARVVINNLKIRFVGTEVIHLEAPDRLHLEIHDPLGGLQMLLVAKKEKGALLFPAKSSVRVFSPQKKNLYHFLGVNLTVSELIRLLAGMPPLPLLTPEKIRSERDGSAIILSFLKKGRVCQRIRMNGSGDLLRWDRLDGGGTVEESLLFGDFREVKGMRLPFRIRLEVAGETLLSLRYQSILLNRPLDPGLFQVPPVLPGGGER; this is translated from the coding sequence GTGCCGCCCCTTTGGAAATTCATTCTTCTCTGCCTGCTTTTTGCCGCCTGTACGCGCCCTTCCATTCCTCCTCTTTCCCCCGGCGAGGCACCCTTTCACCGGGAAATTATCGGAAGGCTCAAGGCGCGGGAGGCTGCGGTCCGGACTCTCTCAGGCATGGCCCGGGTGGTGATCAACAACCTGAAGATCCGCTTTGTCGGAACCGAAGTCATTCATCTTGAGGCTCCCGATAGGCTGCACCTGGAGATCCATGATCCACTGGGGGGATTGCAGATGCTTCTTGTGGCGAAGAAGGAAAAGGGGGCGTTACTCTTCCCTGCGAAGTCGTCCGTCCGGGTTTTCTCCCCGCAAAAAAAGAATTTGTATCACTTCCTCGGAGTTAACCTGACCGTTTCGGAACTGATCCGGCTCCTGGCTGGAATGCCTCCCCTGCCCCTCCTCACTCCCGAAAAAATCCGCAGTGAACGTGATGGGAGCGCAATCATTCTGTCTTTTCTCAAAAAGGGGCGGGTTTGTCAGCGGATCCGGATGAACGGGTCGGGGGATCTCCTGCGCTGGGACCGGCTGGACGGTGGGGGAACCGTGGAAGAGAGCCTGCTTTTCGGAGATTTCCGTGAAGTCAAAGGGATGCGGCTCCCTTTTCGCATCCGCCTGGAAGTCGCAGGAGAGACACTCCTGTCCCTCCGTTATCAGTCGATCCTTCTGAACCGCCCCCTCGATCCGGGGCTCTTCCAAGTTCCTCCGGTACTTCCGGGAGGAGGCGAGCGGTGA
- a CDS encoding ribose-phosphate pyrophosphokinase: protein MQQTMKIFSGNSNLELSREICNHLDIPLGDAVVGTFSDGEIMVQVNENVRGRDCFVVQSTCHPVNRHLMELLIMIDALKRASAGRITAVLPYYGYARQDRKVLPRVPITAKLVADLLTAAGANRVLTMDLHAGQIQGFFNIPVDNLYAAPILAEFCLNNGWKGTDTVVVSPDAGGVLRARSFAKRLHASLAIIDKRRSKPNEAKVMNLIGDVVGKKALILDDMVDTAGTLAEAANAIMNQGAESVSACCSHGILSGPALTRISESRLDKVVSTNSIPFCNGDKCGKVEVLSVGKLFAKAIRSINEETSVSRLFD from the coding sequence ATTCAGCAGACGATGAAAATCTTTTCCGGCAATTCCAATCTGGAACTCTCCAGAGAAATCTGCAATCACCTGGACATCCCGCTGGGGGATGCCGTTGTGGGAACCTTCAGCGACGGCGAGATCATGGTTCAGGTTAATGAGAACGTTCGGGGCCGGGATTGCTTCGTGGTTCAATCGACCTGCCATCCGGTGAACCGCCACCTGATGGAATTGTTGATCATGATCGATGCTTTGAAGCGGGCGTCGGCCGGCCGGATTACGGCCGTTCTCCCTTATTATGGTTACGCCCGACAAGATCGGAAGGTCCTTCCCCGTGTGCCGATTACAGCAAAATTAGTGGCGGATCTTCTCACGGCTGCCGGGGCCAACCGGGTCCTTACCATGGATCTCCATGCAGGACAGATCCAGGGCTTTTTCAATATTCCCGTGGACAACCTTTATGCCGCACCGATTCTGGCGGAGTTTTGCCTAAACAATGGATGGAAAGGAACCGACACGGTCGTGGTTTCGCCCGATGCGGGAGGGGTTCTCCGGGCCCGTTCCTTTGCCAAGCGGCTCCATGCCTCGCTGGCAATCATCGACAAGCGGCGGAGCAAACCGAACGAGGCCAAAGTGATGAACCTCATCGGGGATGTGGTGGGAAAGAAGGCCCTGATTCTGGATGACATGGTTGACACGGCGGGAACCCTGGCGGAGGCGGCCAATGCCATCATGAACCAGGGAGCGGAATCGGTTTCCGCCTGTTGCTCTCACGGGATTCTTTCCGGTCCTGCCCTGACCCGAATCAGTGAGTCCAGGCTGGACAAGGTGGTTTCCACCAACAGTATTCCTTTTTGCAATGGTGACAAGTGCGGCAAGGTAGAAGTCCTCTCCGTGGGAAAGCTTTTTGCCAAGGCCATTCGCAGTATCAACGAAGAGACGTCCGTGAGCAGACTCTTCGATTAA